In Hahella sp. HNIBRBA332, the genomic window CGTTGAGTGGCCTTTGGACAGGATGAACGGCTAATGACAACAGCTTTGATAATCATTTTTTGTGTGGTGGGAATTGTCGGCGGCTCAATTTTCTGGGTGTTGCCAAGTCCGGAGGAACGACGACGCATGCGCTTGCGTCAGCAGGCCCTCGCGGCGGGGTTTAGAGTGCGACAGACTGCGCCGGAAAAGCTGGATGAAGCATTGAAAAACCTGGAAGCCGATGCGTGGCGCACCCACTTTTACTATAAGGCGATACCGGCGTCGCGAACTCCTCGCAGGGTGCTGTACGCCAATCAGGGTGGCGAGTTGAAGCAGCAGTCCATAAGCGGAAATTTTCCTCATGAACTGCTTTCAGATGATGATCTGCGTGAGCTGTCTTCCCAGGTTAAAGCAGTGCAAATTACGGGGCATGAAGTGGGTTTCCTGTGGGAGGAGAGGGGAGCGCCGGAAGACTTGGAGAAGGTGCTGCAACGCATTAATAAGGTAGCAGTGGCCGCTGGCGGACGCTGATAAAGCACGCCTGAGTCAAGGTTGTAAAGCAAGATTAATAGCGGCGTGTCTAAGCGCCGCTATAGGCTTTGGCGAGACTGTCCAGATCGCTGATGATCCTTTTTGAATACAGGTTCACGACGTAGGAAACGTTGTTCTCGTTGTAGTTGATATAAGAGTTCTTGATGAATTCCCATTTGGTCGAAATGTTGTCTAAAGTCTTGCGCGTGGCGTCGGTGTTTTGCTGTGACGCCAGGAGCCGGGCGATGTTTTTGTCAAAGCTGATCGCCTGAACATCCATGGGCTCCTCGCTTTTGGCTCCTTGGAATATTTGCGTCACGTTGGAGGCGCTGCGGGCGGAATACTTGGTCAACATGCTTTCCAGGATGATCTTGGAGTTGCGCACCAGCTCAATCACCTCCGGGGGGCGGTGGCCTGAAATTTCCATGGTTTTGTCGTAAGTCCTTTCCGTGGCGCCTACCAGGTCGATATTCACCTGCGCCATGTCGCCCACCAGCCGCAGGTCAGGGTAGCCCACCTTCACAATGTCGTTCATATTGGTGGTCAGCAGTTCCTTGTACTTGAGCCAGGTGGCGCTCATAACGCTCAACTCTCCCTGCACCTCAACGATGCCGTCCTGAGATTCCAGGGCTTTAAAGGTTGCGTTCATAAAATCGATTTCCTGGTTCACCTCGGATTGGATGTCTTTGTCGCCAGGATTCAAAGTGAAATTGTAATACGCATTGATGGTCTGATAAGAGTGCGTCTGCACGTCGTGCAAATGCTTGAGAATGGCTTCAGCTTGCGCATTGTTCAGCGCAAAGGAATGTGACGAATACAGGGCGAGAAGTGCAAGAAAACAACACCAGAGAGGATTCCGGTGTATACCCGATTGGCTCATAGACACGCTCTCCAGGAAATTTGGGCGCAGAAGGCCACCTGCTATTTTTATAATTATGTTTCCGACTTGCCGGTGCGGCTTTCCACTGTTTTTTTTAAATTATTTCCAACGACGCCTTCAATGGCCGGCCTGGCTACCAACCGCCGGTTTATAAATAGAAAAAATAGGGGAAATGCCTGCGCTAGTCAAAAAGTTATAAGCTTATTGTCCTATTATGTGGGGGCGCTCAGGGCGCATCCAAGGGACGCCTAACTTAAAAAGTAAGGTGAAATATACTGCATAATTTCATGAAAAATAAATCTTAAAAATTTTTAAAGCGGCTGAAAATGCCATAAGTGTAAGCAATTATTGACAAAAATCGCCGCCAAATTTTCGGGAAGAGATTGACAAACGAGCCAAAATTATCCATGTTGTTGCGACCTGATTCAAACGAGCGTATGAATTGTTGTTCGATGCATCGGCTTTGATTCCGAAGCTCCGGAGAAGGGCGGCCCGGCAAGGCGTCCGTTGGGGACCCGTAAATAGGGCAATAAACCAGTGCTAAACAATGCTTGGAGATCCGTTGATGATTTACGCAGGTAAAGCCATCACAGTCAAAGAGATCGAGGATGGTATCGCAGTACTAACTTTCGATTTGCAAGGCGAGTCTGTAAATAAATTTAACCGCTTGACGCTGACTGAGTTGGCGGAAGCGACCCAGAAACTACAAAGTCAACAAGGCATTACTGGCCTTGTCGTTACCAGCAACAAAGATTGTTTCATCGTTGGCGCTGATATCACTGAATTCCAGGAATTGTTTGCCGGCTCTGAAGAAGAGCTGGTCGCCAACAACCTGGAAGCCAATAAGATTTTCTCCGCTGTTGAAGATCTGCCATTCCCCACAGTGACCGCCATTAACGGCATCGCTTTGGGCGGTGGTTTTGAGATGTGTCTATCCACTGACTTCCGCGTCATGTCCACCAGCGCGAAAGTGGGTCTGCCGGAAGTAAAACTGGGTATCTTCCCAGGATTCGGCGGAACAGTGCGTTTATCCCGTCTGGTTGGCGCCGACTATGCGATCGAATGGATCTGCGCAGGCGGCGAAAAGAGAGCGGAGCAGGCGCAGAAAGAAGGCGCTGTAGACGCGGTGGTCGCTCCAGAGAAGTTGATGGATGCAGCCCTGTCTGTGTTGCGCCAGGCGATCGAAGGCAAGCTGGATTACAAAGCGCGTCGGGAAGAGAAAACCGGCAAGCTGAAGCTGAACCCGATGGAAAGCATGATGGCGTTTGAAACCGCCAAAGGCTATGTGGCGGGCCAGGCTGGACGTAACTATCCGTCGCCTGTTGAAGCCATCAAGGTGATGCAGAAGCACGCGGGCATGACTCGCGACAAGGCGATCGAAGTGGAGGCCAAAGGCTTCGCGAAAATGGCGAAAACCTCTGTGGCGCACAGCTTGATCGGTTTGTTCCTGAATGATCAGGAGCTGAAGAAAAAAGCGAAAGATCTGGAGCCTAAGGCCGGCGAAGTCAAACAGGCGGCGGTATTGGGCGCAGGCATCATGGGCGGCGGCGTAGCGTATCAGTCCGCGCTGAAAGGCACGCCTATCCTGATGAAAGACATCAATCAGTCCGGTATTGATCTGGGTCTGAAAGAAGCCAAGAAACTGCTGACCAAGCGCGTCGACAAAGGCCGCATGAATGCAGGGGAAATGGCGGATGTTCTGAACCGCATCACTCCGACGTTGAGCTACGGCGATTTCGGAACGGTGGATCTGGTGGTTGAAGCGGTTGTTGAAAACCCGAAGGTCAAAGACATCGTTTTGCGTGAAGTGGAAGATCTGGTGCGGGAGGATACAATCCTGACCTCCAATACTTCTACTATCTCCATCAATCGTTTGGCGCAGAATCTGAAGCGTCCGGAAAATTTCTGCGGCATGCACTTCTTCAATCCAGTGCACATGATGCCTCTGGTGGAAGTTATCCGTGGCGAGAAAACCAGTGAAAAAGCCATCGCCACCACTGTGGCGTACGCCAAGGCGATGGGTAAAACGCCTATCGTTGTGAACGACTGCCCTGGATTCCTGGTTAACCGTATCCTGTTCCCCTATTTTGGCGGCTTCATTGGTCTGGTGCGCGATGGCGCCGATTTCCAGCAAGTTGACAAGGTAATGGAGCGCTTCGGCTGGCCGATGGGTCCTGCTTACCTGCTCGACGTAGTAGGCATGGACACGGCGAAGCACGCCGGCGACGTGATGGCGGAAGGTTTCCCGGATCGCATGAGCTACTCCGAAACCACCATAATCGACGTCATGTTCGATAAAGGTCGTTACGGTCAGAAGAGCGACAAGGGCTTCTACGCTTACGAGCTGGATAAGAAAGGTAAGCAGAAGAAAATTGTCGACGACAGCGTTGATGCGCTGATCAAATCCGTGCAGAAGTCTCAGCGCGACTTCTCTGAAGAGGAAATCATCGAGCGCATGATGGTGCCTTTGTGCATCGAAACCGTTCGCTGCCTGGAAGACGGCATCGTCGAGACTGCGGCGGAAGCGGATATGGGCTTGATCTTCGGCATCGGTTTCCCTCCGTTCCGTGGGGGCGCGTTGCGTTATATTGACTCTCTGGGCGTGGAAGAGTTCTGCAAGATCGCTGATAAATATGCGGATCTGGGCGCTCTGTATCATCCGACCCAAGGGCTGCGCGACATGGCTAAGTCCGGCAAGAAGTTTTTCGGCTAATTGCTGATAGAGAATTCCCGACGGAGAAAATGATATGAGTCTGAATCCAAGAGACGTTGTCGTTATCGACTGTGTTCGCAGCCCGATGGGGCGCGCCAAGGCGGGTTGCTTCCGCAACGTGCGCGCAGAGACGCTGTCAGCGACGTTGATTGACGCATTATTCGATCGCAATGACAAAGTAGACCCTGCGGAAGTTGAAGATCTGATCTGGGGTTGTGTAAACCAGACCCTGGAGCAAGGTTTCAACGTGGCGCGGCAGATTTCCCTGCTGACCCGCATTCCGCATACTTCGTCAGCGCAAACGGTAAACCGCTTGTGCGGTTCCGCCATGTCCGCAATTCATACTGCGGCGCAGGCGATCATGACTGGCAATGGCGACGTGTTTGTAGTGGGCGGCGTTGAGCACATGGGGCACGTGCCTATGACTCAAGGCTTTGACCACAACCCTGCCGCAAGTAAGTATTCCGCTAAAGCATCCAACATGATGGGGCTGACGGCGGAAATGCTGGCGAAAATGCACGGCATCAGCCGTCAGCAACAGGATGAGTTTGGCGCTCGCTCCCACCGTTTGGCGCACGAAGCCACGCTGGAAGGACGCTTCCGTAATGAAATCATCTCTATTCAAGGGCATGACGACGATGGCTTCCCTGCGCTGATCGAGAATGATGAAACGATTCGTCCTGAAACCACGGCTGAAAGTCTGGCGCAGCTGCGTCCCGCTTTTGATCCTAAGAGCGGCACGGTTACGGCGGGTCAGTCTTCTCAGTTGACGGACGGCGCTTCCGCTATGTTGCTGATGTCCGCTGAGCGGGCTCAGGCATTGGGACTGACGCCAATGGCGAAAATTCGCTCTATGGCTACCGCCGGTTGCGATCCCGCCATCATGGGATATGGTCCTGTGCCGGCGACCAAGAAAGCGCTTAAGCGCGCAGGCCTGAAAGTGGAAGATATTGATTTCTGGGAGCTGAATGAGGCCTTTGCCGCGCAGTCTCTGCCAGTTATCAAAGATCTGAAACTCATGGACGTGGTCGACCAGAAAGTTAACCTGAATGGCGGCGCTATCGCTTTGGGTCACCCTCTGGGTTGCTCAGGCGCGCGTATCTCCACTACCTTGCTGAATATCATGGCCGCCAAAGGCGGTACGCTGGGTGTATCCACCATGTGTATCGGTCTGGGTCAGGGTATAGCGACCGTTTGGGAGCGCATCTAGCACGTTGAGGCTTCGGCTCGGGAGATTAGGGTCGGAAGCAATGAAATCCGGCGTTCCGTAAGGGGCTCCGGATTTTTTTATGAGTGGAGATGTTGGTCTGGAAAGCTGAGTAAGGTTTTTACTGAGTTTCCTGGGAGCGATTCTGGGGTTCGCCGTCTCGCATCAGGCTTTTGATCTTGTCGGATATCTCTTTGATCTGATCGTTCTTGTTGGGAATTTCCAGGCGTGTGCGCTTGAGCGCCTCGCGAGCGTGCTTGAAGTGCTTTTCGGCCCCGGCTTTATCGTTCTGCGCCACCAGATTTTCCGCCATTTGCAGTTGGCTGCCGACTTCTACATCCAGCGCCATTTCCCGCAGGTGATGGCTGTACTCTTCATAAAGAGGGACGGGTAGCGAGCCGCGCAGCTTGAAGCGTTGCAATTTTTGCAGGCACTCGGAAAGGGAGCGCTGGATGGCGGCGATTGCTGCGTCGCTGGTCACTATTTTTTCCGCCTGGGGTAGAAGAACGCCGGTTTTCAGATCACGCTCCCTTTGTTTCAGGTTATCCAGTAGGATGCGTAGCTCTTCGGACTTGCGATCCATTTTGGTCATGGATTGCGCGATCTCGATCATGGCGTGATTGAGGCTGATGGCGATGTTGGCGGAATCATCCACTCGCATGATGACCTGAAATAACGAATTAATTTC contains:
- the fadB gene encoding fatty acid oxidation complex subunit alpha FadB; translation: MIYAGKAITVKEIEDGIAVLTFDLQGESVNKFNRLTLTELAEATQKLQSQQGITGLVVTSNKDCFIVGADITEFQELFAGSEEELVANNLEANKIFSAVEDLPFPTVTAINGIALGGGFEMCLSTDFRVMSTSAKVGLPEVKLGIFPGFGGTVRLSRLVGADYAIEWICAGGEKRAEQAQKEGAVDAVVAPEKLMDAALSVLRQAIEGKLDYKARREEKTGKLKLNPMESMMAFETAKGYVAGQAGRNYPSPVEAIKVMQKHAGMTRDKAIEVEAKGFAKMAKTSVAHSLIGLFLNDQELKKKAKDLEPKAGEVKQAAVLGAGIMGGGVAYQSALKGTPILMKDINQSGIDLGLKEAKKLLTKRVDKGRMNAGEMADVLNRITPTLSYGDFGTVDLVVEAVVENPKVKDIVLREVEDLVREDTILTSNTSTISINRLAQNLKRPENFCGMHFFNPVHMMPLVEVIRGEKTSEKAIATTVAYAKAMGKTPIVVNDCPGFLVNRILFPYFGGFIGLVRDGADFQQVDKVMERFGWPMGPAYLLDVVGMDTAKHAGDVMAEGFPDRMSYSETTIIDVMFDKGRYGQKSDKGFYAYELDKKGKQKKIVDDSVDALIKSVQKSQRDFSEEEIIERMMVPLCIETVRCLEDGIVETAAEADMGLIFGIGFPPFRGGALRYIDSLGVEEFCKIADKYADLGALYHPTQGLRDMAKSGKKFFG
- the fadA gene encoding acetyl-CoA C-acyltransferase FadA translates to MSLNPRDVVVIDCVRSPMGRAKAGCFRNVRAETLSATLIDALFDRNDKVDPAEVEDLIWGCVNQTLEQGFNVARQISLLTRIPHTSSAQTVNRLCGSAMSAIHTAAQAIMTGNGDVFVVGGVEHMGHVPMTQGFDHNPAASKYSAKASNMMGLTAEMLAKMHGISRQQQDEFGARSHRLAHEATLEGRFRNEIISIQGHDDDGFPALIENDETIRPETTAESLAQLRPAFDPKSGTVTAGQSSQLTDGASAMLLMSAERAQALGLTPMAKIRSMATAGCDPAIMGYGPVPATKKALKRAGLKVEDIDFWELNEAFAAQSLPVIKDLKLMDVVDQKVNLNGGAIALGHPLGCSGARISTTLLNIMAAKGGTLGVSTMCIGLGQGIATVWERI